From a single Paramormyrops kingsleyae isolate MSU_618 chromosome 14, PKINGS_0.4, whole genome shotgun sequence genomic region:
- the dorip1 gene encoding uncharacterized protein C14orf28 homolog isoform X4, with protein sequence MKGRISKGRKHFLRRSVPLSTTTRNRTAPFGDQCCPGELLWIWDKMSKQQYRSEIHRAALEIDLFGNEHENFTKNLENLMSTIQESFCTNWNCPARFQEFVQTTININPPREQPHKDLIQSAVDKFFCPRILFCNELGCDGLREFSQRVFCHGAPPFVILNMQLWKSEELACVPYHLDLSEHRYSLEGATLFNKEEHHYSAAFQIDGYWMHYDGLRSDNLILLNKPPELLLLSSLVYIRIDKACLESKKNMDYTSSGMPHKKLRNFPYVLWKKVVISIVVLRTSSCLKMLSNTEVIVSELKTEMQKSKWLVIVKSLMLNVWWILRHRLWIRIQVCSALCVKVGMKACVLDAPALVSA encoded by the exons ATGAAGGGACGCATATCGAAAG GACGAAAACACTTTTTGAGGAGATCCGTGCCTCTGTCAACAACAACGAGGAACAGGACCGCTCCTTTTGGAGACCAGTGCTGCCCTGGGGAG TTGCTGTGGATCTGGGACAAGATGTCCAAGCAGCAGTACAGGTCGGAGATTCACCGGGCGGCTCTGGAGATCGACCTGTTTGGCAACGAGCATGAGAACTTCACTAAGAACTTGGAGAACCTAATGTCTACCATTCAGGAGAGCTTCTGCACCAACTGGAACTGCCCAGCCCGCTTCCAGGAGTTTGTTCAGACGACCATCAATATCAA CCCACCACGAGAACAGCCTCACAAAGATCTCATCCAGTCAGCGGTCGACAAATTTTTCTGTCCAAGGATTCTTTTCTGCAATGAACTGGG GTGTGATGGCCTGAGGGAGTTCTCACAGAGGGTATTCTGCCACGGAGCTCCTCCTTTTGTCATCCTCAACATGCAGCTATGGAAGTCGGAGGAGCTGGCTTGCGTACCGTACCACCTTGACCTCTCTGAGCACAG GTACTCACTAGAGGGAGCCACACTCTTCAATAAAGAGGAGCATCACTACTCTGCGGCCTTTCAGATCGATGGCTACTGGATGCACTATGATGGGCTGCGCAGCGACAACCTGATTCTGCTGAACAAACCTCCAGAACTACTGCTGCTCTCCTCACTGGTTTATATCCGGATTGATAA GGCTTGCTTGGAATCCAAGAAAAATATGGACTATACTAGTTCTGGGATGCCACACAAAAAACTGAGAAATTTCCCGTATGTACTTTGGAAGAAAGTTGTGATTTCCATAGTGGTGCTGAGAACTTCGTCATG CCTGAAGATGCTCTCTAATACAGAAGTCATTGTGTCTGAACTGAAAACCGAAATGCAGAAAAGTAAGTGGCTGGTAATAGTTAAATCTCTAATGCTGAATGTGTGGTGGATATTAAGGCATAGACTTTGGATTAGAATTCAGGTCTGTTCAGCATTGTGCGTAAAGGTCGGGATGAAAGCCTGTGTTCTGGATGCACCCGCTTTAGTGTCGGCCTGA
- the arf6b gene encoding ADP-ribosylation factor 6b, producing MGKMLSKIFGNKEMRILMLGLDAAGKTTILYKLKLGQSVTTIPTVGFNVETVTYKNVKFNVWDVGGQDKIRPLWRHYYTGTQGLIFVVDCADRDRIDEARQELHRIINDREMRDAIILIFANKQDLPDAMKPHEIQEKLGLTRIRDRNWYVQPSCATTGDGLYEGLTWLTSNYKS from the coding sequence ATGGGGAAAATGCTATCGAAAATTTTTGGGAACAAGGAGATGAGAATATTGATGCTTGGACTTGATGCCGCCGGGAAGACTACGATCCTTTACAAGCTAAAACTCGGACAGTCTGTTACCACCATCCCCACTGTTGGCTTCAATGTGGAGACTGTCACTTATAAAAACGTGAAATTCAACGTGTGGGATGTCGGGGGGCAAGATAAGATCCGGCCCCTGTGGCGgcactattatacagggacccAGGGGTTGATCTTCGTGGTGGATTGTGCCGACAGGGATCGGATAGACGAGGCTAGGCAAGAGCTGCACCGCATCATCAATGACCGGGAGATGAGGGACGCCATCATCTTGATTTTTGCCAATAAACAAGACCTGCCGGATGCCATGAAGCCGCACGAAATCCAAGAGAAACTGGGCTTGACCCGCATCAGAGATAGGAATTGGTATGTGCAGCCATCCTGCGCGACCACAGGTGACGGACTATACGAGGGCCTGACTTGGCTAACTTCAAATTACAAGTCTTAA
- the dorip1 gene encoding uncharacterized protein C14orf28 homolog isoform X1, with the protein MDSKFYCSLKYTEDFKHLFSETHEGTHIERTKTLFEEIRASVNNNEEQDRSFWRPVLPWGGVYTIRAGRNAISCTPLYVKISLKNTCTIDGFLMLLYVILRENKAFPREVGLFLGKDFVEHFLYLMDSYDYTTVKLLWIWDKMSKQQYRSEIHRAALEIDLFGNEHENFTKNLENLMSTIQESFCTNWNCPARFQEFVQTTININPPREQPHKDLIQSAVDKFFCPRILFCNELGCDGLREFSQRVFCHGAPPFVILNMQLWKSEELACVPYHLDLSEHRYSLEGATLFNKEEHHYSAAFQIDGYWMHYDGLRSDNLILLNKPPELLLLSSLVYIRIDKACLESKKNMDYTSSGMPHKKLRNFPYVLWKKVVISIVVLRTSSCLKMLSNTEVIVSELKTEMQKSKWLVIVKSLMLNVWWILRHRLWIRIQVCSALCVKVGMKACVLDAPALVSA; encoded by the exons ATGGACAGTAAATTCTACTGCTCGTTGAAATATACTGAAGACtttaagcatttgttttcaGAAACCCATGAAGGGACGCATATCGAAAG GACGAAAACACTTTTTGAGGAGATCCGTGCCTCTGTCAACAACAACGAGGAACAGGACCGCTCCTTTTGGAGACCAGTGCTGCCCTGGGGAGGTGTGTACACCATCCGGGCCGGGCGCAATGCCATTTCCTGCACTCCCTTGTACGTGAAGATCAGCCTCAAGAACACCTGTACCATTGATGGCTTTCTCATGCTCCTATATGTCATTCTGCGTGAGAACAAGGCCTTCCCACGTGAGGTGGGGCTCTTTCTGGGTAAGGACTTTGTGGAACATTTCCTGTACCTAATGGACTCCTATGACTACACCACTGTTAAGTTGCTGTGGATCTGGGACAAGATGTCCAAGCAGCAGTACAGGTCGGAGATTCACCGGGCGGCTCTGGAGATCGACCTGTTTGGCAACGAGCATGAGAACTTCACTAAGAACTTGGAGAACCTAATGTCTACCATTCAGGAGAGCTTCTGCACCAACTGGAACTGCCCAGCCCGCTTCCAGGAGTTTGTTCAGACGACCATCAATATCAA CCCACCACGAGAACAGCCTCACAAAGATCTCATCCAGTCAGCGGTCGACAAATTTTTCTGTCCAAGGATTCTTTTCTGCAATGAACTGGG GTGTGATGGCCTGAGGGAGTTCTCACAGAGGGTATTCTGCCACGGAGCTCCTCCTTTTGTCATCCTCAACATGCAGCTATGGAAGTCGGAGGAGCTGGCTTGCGTACCGTACCACCTTGACCTCTCTGAGCACAG GTACTCACTAGAGGGAGCCACACTCTTCAATAAAGAGGAGCATCACTACTCTGCGGCCTTTCAGATCGATGGCTACTGGATGCACTATGATGGGCTGCGCAGCGACAACCTGATTCTGCTGAACAAACCTCCAGAACTACTGCTGCTCTCCTCACTGGTTTATATCCGGATTGATAA GGCTTGCTTGGAATCCAAGAAAAATATGGACTATACTAGTTCTGGGATGCCACACAAAAAACTGAGAAATTTCCCGTATGTACTTTGGAAGAAAGTTGTGATTTCCATAGTGGTGCTGAGAACTTCGTCATG CCTGAAGATGCTCTCTAATACAGAAGTCATTGTGTCTGAACTGAAAACCGAAATGCAGAAAAGTAAGTGGCTGGTAATAGTTAAATCTCTAATGCTGAATGTGTGGTGGATATTAAGGCATAGACTTTGGATTAGAATTCAGGTCTGTTCAGCATTGTGCGTAAAGGTCGGGATGAAAGCCTGTGTTCTGGATGCACCCGCTTTAGTGTCGGCCTGA
- the LOC111852502 gene encoding kelch-like protein 28 has translation MDQHAQPYMLASLTRPHSEQLLQGLQLLRQDRELCDVVLRVGDAKIHAHKVVLASISPYFKAMFTGNLSEKENSEVEFQCIDEAALQAIVEYAYTGTVYISQDTVESLLPAANLLQVKLVLKECCAFLESQLDAGNCIGISRFAETYGCHDLCLAATKFICQNFEEVCQTEEFFELTRSELDEIVSNDCLKVVTEETVFYALESWIKYDVTERQQHLAQLLHCVRLPLLSVKFLTRLYEANHLIRDDHACKHLLNEALKYHFMPEHRLSYQTVLSTRPRCAPKVLLAVGGKAGLFATLESMEMYFPQTDSWIGLAPLSVPRYEFGVAVLDQKVYVVGGIATHMQQGISFRRHESTAECWDPDSNTWSPVERMAECRSTLGVAVLAGELYALGGYDGQYYLQSVEKYVPKMKEWQPVAPMTKSRSCFAAAVLDGMVYAIGGYGPAHMNSVERYDPSKDSWEMVAPMADKRINFGVGVMLGFIFVVGGHNGVSHLSSIERYDPHQNQWTACRPMNEPRTGVGSAIVDNFLYVVGGHSGSSYLNTVQRYNPIADSWLDSSGMKYCRCNFGLTAL, from the exons ATGGACCAGCATGCCCAGCCGTACATGCTTGCCAGCCTGACGCGTCCACACTCCGAGCAGCTTCTGCAGGGCCTCCAGCTGCTACGGCAGGACCGCGAGCTGTGTGACGTGGTGCTGCGCGTGGGCGACGCCAAGATCCACGCCCACAAGGTGGTGCTGGCCAGCATCAGCCCCTATTTCAAGGCCATGTTCACGGGGAACTTATCGGAGAAGGAGAACTCTGAAGTGGAGTTCCAGTGCATCGACGAAGCTGCTCTTCAG GCCATCGTGGAGTACGCCTATACCGGCACAGTGTACATCTCCCAGGACACAGTGGAGTCCCTACTCCCGGCCGCCAACCTGCTTCAGGTGAAGCTGGTGCTGAAGGAGTGCTGCGCCTTTCTGGAAAGCCAGCTGGACGCTGGCAACTGCATTGGCATCTCCCGGTTCGCCGAGACCTACGGCTGCCACGACCTCTGCCTGGCCGCCACCAAATTCATCTGCCAGAACTTCGAGGAGGTGTGTCAGACGGAGGAGTTTTTCGAGCTGACGCGCTCCGAGCTGGACGAGATCGTCTCCAACGACTGCCTGAAGGTGGTCACCGAGGAGACCGTCTTCTACGCCCTGGAGTCCTGGATCAAGTACGACGTGACGGAGCGGCAGCAGCACCTGGCCCAGCTGCTGCACTGCGTCCGGCTGCCTCTGCTCAGTGTCAAGTTCCTCACCCGTCTCTACGAGGCCAACCATCTGATCCGCGATGACCACGCCTGCAAGCACCTCCTCAACGAGGCCCTTAAGTACCACTTCATGCCTGAGCACCGGCTCTCCTACCAGACGGTGCTGTCCACCCGGCCAAGGTGTGCTCCCAAAGTGCTCCTCGCCGTGGGAGGCAAGGCTGGCCTCTTTGCCACCCTGGAGAG CATGGAGATGTACTTCCCTCAGACCGACTCGTGGATCGGCCTGGCGCCGCTCAGCGTGCCCCGCTACGAGTTCGGCGTGGCTGTACTGGACCAAAAAGTGTACGTGGTGGGTGGCATCGCCACGCACATGCAGCAGGGCATCAGTTTCCGGCGGCACGAGAGCACGGCCGAGTGCTGGGATCCCGACAGCAACACCTGGTCACCGGTGGAGCGCATGGCGGAGTGCCGCAGCACGCTGGGTGTGGCCGTGCTGGCCGGCGAGCTCTACGCCCTGGGCGGCTACGACGGCCAGTACTACCTGCAGTCGGTGGAGAAGTATGTTCCCAAGATGAAGGAGTGGCAGCCGGTGGCACCCATGACCAAGTCGCGCAGCTGCTTTGCTGCCGCCGTGCTGGACGGCATGGTGTACGCCATCGGCGGCTATGGCCCCGCCCACATGAACAG TGTGGAGAGGTACGACCCCAGCAAAGACTCCTGGGAGATGGTGGCACCCATGGCGGACAAGAGAATCAACTTTGGGGTGGGCGTCATGCTAGGATTTATATTTGTGGTGGGTGGACACAACGGGGTCTCTCACCTGTCCAGCATTGAGAGGTACGACCCCCACCAAAACCAGTGGACGGCATGCCGACCAATGAACGAACCACGGACTG GAGTGGGATCTGCAATCGTCGATAACTTCCTGTATGTGGTGGGCGGTCACTCGGGCTCGTCGTACCTGAACACGGTCCAACGCTACAACCCCATCGCGGACAGCTGGCTGGACTCCAGCGGCATGAAGTACTGTCGCTGTAACTTTGGCCTCACCGCCCTTTGA
- the dorip1 gene encoding uncharacterized protein C14orf28 homolog isoform X2: MDSKFYCSLKYTEDFKHLFSETHEGTHIERTKTLFEEIRASVNNNEEQDRSFWRPVLPWGGVYTIRAGRNAISCTPLYVKISLKNTCTIDGFLMLLYVILRENKAFPREVGLFLGKDFVEHFLYLMDSYDYTTVKLLWIWDKMSKQQYRSEIHRAALEIDLFGNEHENFTKNLENLMSTIQESFCTNWNCPARFQEFVQTTININPPREQPHKDLIQSAVDKFFCPRILFCNELGCDGLREFSQRVFCHGAPPFVILNMQLWKSEELACVPYHLDLSEHRYSLEGATLFNKEEHHYSAAFQIDGYWMHYDGLRSDNLILLNKPPELLLLSSLVYIRIDKACLESKKNMDYTSSGMPHKKLRNFPYVLWKKVVISIVVLRTSSCLKMLSNTEVIVSELKTEMQKMKAQDSIFCTKRN; the protein is encoded by the exons ATGGACAGTAAATTCTACTGCTCGTTGAAATATACTGAAGACtttaagcatttgttttcaGAAACCCATGAAGGGACGCATATCGAAAG GACGAAAACACTTTTTGAGGAGATCCGTGCCTCTGTCAACAACAACGAGGAACAGGACCGCTCCTTTTGGAGACCAGTGCTGCCCTGGGGAGGTGTGTACACCATCCGGGCCGGGCGCAATGCCATTTCCTGCACTCCCTTGTACGTGAAGATCAGCCTCAAGAACACCTGTACCATTGATGGCTTTCTCATGCTCCTATATGTCATTCTGCGTGAGAACAAGGCCTTCCCACGTGAGGTGGGGCTCTTTCTGGGTAAGGACTTTGTGGAACATTTCCTGTACCTAATGGACTCCTATGACTACACCACTGTTAAGTTGCTGTGGATCTGGGACAAGATGTCCAAGCAGCAGTACAGGTCGGAGATTCACCGGGCGGCTCTGGAGATCGACCTGTTTGGCAACGAGCATGAGAACTTCACTAAGAACTTGGAGAACCTAATGTCTACCATTCAGGAGAGCTTCTGCACCAACTGGAACTGCCCAGCCCGCTTCCAGGAGTTTGTTCAGACGACCATCAATATCAA CCCACCACGAGAACAGCCTCACAAAGATCTCATCCAGTCAGCGGTCGACAAATTTTTCTGTCCAAGGATTCTTTTCTGCAATGAACTGGG GTGTGATGGCCTGAGGGAGTTCTCACAGAGGGTATTCTGCCACGGAGCTCCTCCTTTTGTCATCCTCAACATGCAGCTATGGAAGTCGGAGGAGCTGGCTTGCGTACCGTACCACCTTGACCTCTCTGAGCACAG GTACTCACTAGAGGGAGCCACACTCTTCAATAAAGAGGAGCATCACTACTCTGCGGCCTTTCAGATCGATGGCTACTGGATGCACTATGATGGGCTGCGCAGCGACAACCTGATTCTGCTGAACAAACCTCCAGAACTACTGCTGCTCTCCTCACTGGTTTATATCCGGATTGATAA GGCTTGCTTGGAATCCAAGAAAAATATGGACTATACTAGTTCTGGGATGCCACACAAAAAACTGAGAAATTTCCCGTATGTACTTTGGAAGAAAGTTGTGATTTCCATAGTGGTGCTGAGAACTTCGTCATG CCTGAAGATGCTCTCTAATACAGAAGTCATTGTGTCTGAACTGAAAACCGAAATGCAGAAAA TGAAAGCTCAAGACTCCATATTTTGTACCAAAAGGAACTAA
- the dorip1 gene encoding uncharacterized protein C14orf28 homolog isoform X3 has product MTSLYIHKRVSAESAALVFAKECFIVIKSGRKHFLRRSVPLSTTTRNRTAPFGDQCCPGELLWIWDKMSKQQYRSEIHRAALEIDLFGNEHENFTKNLENLMSTIQESFCTNWNCPARFQEFVQTTININPPREQPHKDLIQSAVDKFFCPRILFCNELGCDGLREFSQRVFCHGAPPFVILNMQLWKSEELACVPYHLDLSEHRYSLEGATLFNKEEHHYSAAFQIDGYWMHYDGLRSDNLILLNKPPELLLLSSLVYIRIDKACLESKKNMDYTSSGMPHKKLRNFPYVLWKKVVISIVVLRTSSCLKMLSNTEVIVSELKTEMQKSKWLVIVKSLMLNVWWILRHRLWIRIQVCSALCVKVGMKACVLDAPALVSA; this is encoded by the exons ATGACTAGTCTTTACATTCATAAGAGAGTATCCGCTGAAAGTGCAGCACTTGTTTTTGCAAAGGAGTGTTTCATTGTTATTAAGTCAG GACGAAAACACTTTTTGAGGAGATCCGTGCCTCTGTCAACAACAACGAGGAACAGGACCGCTCCTTTTGGAGACCAGTGCTGCCCTGGGGAG TTGCTGTGGATCTGGGACAAGATGTCCAAGCAGCAGTACAGGTCGGAGATTCACCGGGCGGCTCTGGAGATCGACCTGTTTGGCAACGAGCATGAGAACTTCACTAAGAACTTGGAGAACCTAATGTCTACCATTCAGGAGAGCTTCTGCACCAACTGGAACTGCCCAGCCCGCTTCCAGGAGTTTGTTCAGACGACCATCAATATCAA CCCACCACGAGAACAGCCTCACAAAGATCTCATCCAGTCAGCGGTCGACAAATTTTTCTGTCCAAGGATTCTTTTCTGCAATGAACTGGG GTGTGATGGCCTGAGGGAGTTCTCACAGAGGGTATTCTGCCACGGAGCTCCTCCTTTTGTCATCCTCAACATGCAGCTATGGAAGTCGGAGGAGCTGGCTTGCGTACCGTACCACCTTGACCTCTCTGAGCACAG GTACTCACTAGAGGGAGCCACACTCTTCAATAAAGAGGAGCATCACTACTCTGCGGCCTTTCAGATCGATGGCTACTGGATGCACTATGATGGGCTGCGCAGCGACAACCTGATTCTGCTGAACAAACCTCCAGAACTACTGCTGCTCTCCTCACTGGTTTATATCCGGATTGATAA GGCTTGCTTGGAATCCAAGAAAAATATGGACTATACTAGTTCTGGGATGCCACACAAAAAACTGAGAAATTTCCCGTATGTACTTTGGAAGAAAGTTGTGATTTCCATAGTGGTGCTGAGAACTTCGTCATG CCTGAAGATGCTCTCTAATACAGAAGTCATTGTGTCTGAACTGAAAACCGAAATGCAGAAAAGTAAGTGGCTGGTAATAGTTAAATCTCTAATGCTGAATGTGTGGTGGATATTAAGGCATAGACTTTGGATTAGAATTCAGGTCTGTTCAGCATTGTGCGTAAAGGTCGGGATGAAAGCCTGTGTTCTGGATGCACCCGCTTTAGTGTCGGCCTGA